The sequence CTGATGGAGTCCGCATCGGTCTGGCTGACGAAGTGAAAGCGCCCGATGCGGCCTTTCGTGATTTATTAAAAACCATAGGAAACTGACATGAGTAATAAATTTAGCTTTGCACACCTGCTTGGCCGATCCGCCTCTGCCAAAGTGGAAGAGGACGACGAGAAGGAAGAAAGCAAGAAGTCCAAAGCCCGCAAGGCCGAGAATGAAGAAGACAAGAAGGACGCTGAAGAGGACGACACTGACGCGAAAGAGGATGAAAAGGACGATCCGGACGCCGAAGAGGACGACGACGAAAAGGATGCAGAAGACGATGATGACGGCGATGACGAAGACGACTCGAAGGCCAAAAAAGCCGGGCGTCGTGCTGAACGTCAGCGTTGCGCAAAAATCTTCGGCAGCAAGTATGCCGCGGCAAATCCGGCGCTGGCCGCCTCCCTGGCGTTCAATACCGGCATGAGTTCGAAAGCAGCGATCCAGGTGATGGCCTCATCCGGCACATCTCCCGCGCCGGCGCGCGTCACGCTCGATCAGCGCATGGCGTCGGTCAAAAACCATCAATTGGGTGTGGATGCCAAGCCCGTCGACAAATCAACCAAAGCGGGGCTGGCTGCAAGCATGAGCAGTCTCTACAGCAAAACCAAAGGGGTTAAATAATGTCTACGTTAAACGAATACGGGCAAAATGCCTGGGGGCCGCTGTATCGCCAGGATACGTTTATCCCCGATCAACTGATTGCGGGACCGCTCCAACTGGTGACTGATACCGTCACCATCCTCACCGGTGAGTCTGCGTCCTATAAGCGCGGAACGGTGCTGGGGCGCATCACGGCATCAGGCAAATACACGCTGAGTCTGCCCGTTGCGACGGACGGTAGTGAAGATCCGGTCGCCATCCTGGTTGATGACGCGGATGCCACCGCCGCAGATGTGACCGCCGATGTTTACCTGATGGGCGAGTTCAACGCGACGCGCATTACGTATAACGATTCCTGGGTGCTGGCCGATCTTAAAGCCGCACTGCGCCCGCATAGCATTTTCCTGAAAGACGTCATCGAAGCGCCGGTAACCGTCGCGACCGAATAACCCCCCTCAACGTCTGAATCCATGCTCTCACGAGTAGGGATTTTCACGTGTTAAACTCAGAGAGAAACAAACATGTCTGAACCGAATATTTTTGATACCGGGGTGCTGGTGCAGGTTGTCCCCAACCTGATCACGTCGCAGAACTGGTTGCTTGACCGGTTTTTTCCCAACGTAATAACCAGTGATACCGAATTCGTCAGCATCGATGTGGATGTAGGGCTGCGCCGCATGGCGCCGTTTTGCTCCCCGCTGGTGGAAGGTAAGTTGGTGGAAAGTCGCCGCTACCAGACCAACACATTCCGGCCGGCGTACGTCAAAGACAAGCGAGCTCCGGATCTGCGTAAGCCCATCAAACGCCAGATTGGCGAGCGCATCGGCGGTGAATACACTGCCGGTCAGCGCGAACAGCTGAATCTGATGGCGGAGATGGAAGACCAGATTGACATCCTGAACCGCCGTCTGGAATGGATGGCTGCCAGTGCGCTGGTCTCCGGCACCGTCACCATTGCCGGAGATGGGTACGAAACTACGGTGGTGGACTTTGGCCGAGACAGCACACTAACAATCGCCCTGTCGGGGAGTGATCTGTGGCCTACGTCCGTGGACGCCGGCTCGACGAACACCATACCCTCGGAAAACATTGAGGAGTGGCAGACACTGGTTCTGCAAAAATCCGGAGCGGTGCCGACTGACCTGGTGTTCACTAATAAGTCATGGAAAGCGTTCCGCCTGGATACCTCCATCAAGGACAACGCCATTACATTCCCCGCTCTGAGTCCGTTCGGCAATCAAATAGATGCCGGCGCGCGAATCCAGAAGGGCGCGGTGTATAAGGGGCGTTGGGGGCAGTTTGATTTGTGGGTGTACAACGACTGGTTTATCGATCCCGTCACCGGTATCGAACAGCCCATCATTCCCGATGGCGCCGTCATTATGTCTGGTGCCGATCTGATGGGAACCCGCGCATTTGGCGCTATTTTGGACCCTGAATTCAACTATGGGCCAATGGCCTATGCCCCAAAAACGTGGGTTAATCCTGATCCGGCGCAACGATTCCTGCTGATGCAGTCCTCGCCGATCGTCATCCCCAGCCGTGTTAACGCGGCCTTGTGTGCGACGGTGGTGGAATAATGGTGAGGAAAACCGAAGAGACCGCCCTGTCCCAGGAGGAAGTCGGGCAGGTGGCGGAAGCGATCGAGGTCGCCGTGGTGGTGCTCAAAGGGAAAACCGTGAAGCACAGCGGCAATACCTACGAGTCAACCAACCGCCTGGAGGTGTCCGAATCGGACGCCGCCCGTCTGGAAAAGTTGGGTTTCGTGGTTCGTCAGGACGCCCTGGTTACCGCTGCCGCGGAGAAATCCGCGCCGGCGGTATCGGTGACAGTGGCGGACGGGGCCAGCATCAGCAAGGGGTAAACCATGCCGGTCAATTGGGATATCAACCTGCTCAAACCGCTACAGGACGTTTTCGGGGAAAGGGTGAGTTTCCGCCCGGCGGGCGGGGAGGCGTACGACATTACGGGTATTTTTGATCGCGCCTATACCCGCGATGTCGAACCGCTGGAGCCTGGAGAGCCGGCAGTTAACACTACGCGCCCCGTCCTTGGCGTTCGTGATGCATCGTTTATCTCGCCTCCGAAAAAGAAGGACCGCGTTTATATCTACAGCGTGGAAACTTTGTTTGTGGTGAGCGACGTGCAACCAGACAGCCACGGCGGGACCCGCCTCGAACTGAACAGGGTTGAAACATCATGAACGCCGCTGGTATTCGTGCGCTGGTCGTCGCCGCTCTGCAGGGAAAAACCAGCGCAGAAGATCGCGTTTATTCCCCGCGCGACTGGCCGACAACCGAAGATATGTACCCGGTCATTCTGGTGCAAACACCGATGGACGTTAAGGATTCGCTGGGTCGCAATGCCCCACAGTTCAATACGGTCACAACGGTGCGCATTACCGGGCGATTACAGGAGTTGGACGGTGATTCCGATGATGGCGCAGCCAAAGCCGAAGCGGCGCTGGAAACATTGCGGGAACAAATTGAGCGGGCGGTCATTAACAGTTACGACCTCACCCGTCAGACTCAGCAATTTTTACAGGTTCGCTCAACCATTGATGTCGATGCCAGTGGAGAGGGGCATTTAGCCCAACTGCTGATGGAAATCGATATCGAATATTACCAGGGGCCGGAAGATTTTTATCCCATCGAAACCCACACGCTGGAGGGGATCGACGTTACCGTCAAGATGCCTGCCGGCACCACCGAACCTATCGTAAAAATCGATCTGGAGTAATCCATGAAAGTCAAACCAACCGCCGGGCGTGCTGTACGCGATCCGGTCAAAGGCACTCTTTTGCCCGAATCTGGCGCAGAGGTGCAGGATTCGCCGTTCTGGCGTCGCCGTCTGCGTGACGGTGATGTGGAACTGGTGACGAAAAAAACCAGTACCAAAGGGGATGATTAATGGTTTCTTTCTCAAAAATTCCCGACCAAATCCGGGTCCCGCTGTTCTATGCCGAGTTTGATAACTCTCAGGCGAATACGGCGACGGCGACACAACGCACGCTGATTATCGGGCAGAAGTTGGATAGCAGCACTCAGGCTGAAAATGTTCCGGCGGTGGCATCGTCCGCGTCTACAGTTGCGGGGTTGTACGGTGACGGTTCGATGCTCCATTCGCTGATTACTGCGTATCTGGAAAACGATAAATCGGCAATCATCCATGTGTTGCCGCTGGCGGATGACTCCACGTCCATGGCGCCGGCAACGGGCACGATCACCGTGGCATCTGCCGCGTCAGCCACGGGCGTTATTTCGCTGTATGTCGCCGGGCTACGCGTTCAGTTAACGGTTACCGCATCGGACACCGTCAGCGAGATAGCGACCGCGCTGGCCGCAAAAATCAATGCGAAAGCAGGGATGCCGGTGACGGCAACCGCCGCCGCATCGGTCATCACGTTAACGGCGAAAAACCGCGGGGCGCACGGCAATACCCTGGATATCCGGCAGAACTATCAGGGTATCGCTGGCGGCGAGTCGACACCAGACGGCTTGTCCCTGACCATTGTTGCGATGTCCGGCGGCGCGGGTGCGCCTGAACTGGATGATGCGTTATCCAATCTCGGTGATACGACCTACGATTTCATCATCAACCCATACACAGATACCACCTCGCTGGATGCCGTGAAATCGTTTCTGGACGATTCCACCGGACGCTGGAGCTACAGCCAGTTGCTATACGGTCATAGCTTCGGTGTGGTGGCGGGCACTTACGGCACGCTGACCGCTGCGGGTGAGACGCGCAACAATCCGCATGAGACACTGTTAGGCGTGTATGACTCCCCAACGCCGCCGTATGTCTGGTCTGCTGCGCTGACAGGGGCCATTGCTCCCGCGCTACGCAATGATCCGGGACGCCCCACCCAGACGCTGAGTATTTCCGGCGTACTGGCGCCGCCGGCGGAAAGCCGTTTTCAGTGGACCGAGCGCAATAACCTGCTGTTCAGCGGCATTTCGACGTTCACAGTGGCGGATGATGGTACCGTGCAGGTGGAAAACATCATCACAACCTACCAGTACAACAGCTACGGCACTGAGGATGACAGTTACCTGCAGATCGAAACCCTGTATCTGCTGATGTTCGTCACCCGCTACCTGAAAACACAAATCACCTCAAAATTCCCGCGCATGAAGTTGGCGGCCAACGGTACGCGGTTCGCACCGGGCCAGGCGATTGTGACGCCCAACATTATCCGGGCGGAATTGATCGCACAATACACCACGCTGGAAACCAACGGTTATGTGCAGGATGTATCCGGGTTCTCTGACGGGCTGATCGTGGAGCAGGATAGCAGCAACCCCAACCGGGTAAATGTGCTGTGGGATGGCGTACTGATTAACCAGTTGCGGATTTTCGCTGTGCTCAACCAATTCCGGCTTCAAGCGTCGGCGTAAGGAGTAAAACATGGCAGATACATCGAATCGCCTCGCCGGGACCGCGTATGTCACCGTGGACGGCGTGAGCATCATGGTGGCGGGGCAGTTTCAATATCGTCCCTCCGGTGTGGAGCGCGCTTCATTGGTGGGGATGGATGGCGTACATGGATACAGTGAAAAACCCACCGTAGGGTTTATCTCTATCCAGGTGCGCGATAGCGGCGGCACCACCGTGGAGGATTTTAATGGTATGACAAACGTTACGGTCACCGCTGAGTTGGCAAACGGCAAAACCATCATTGGGACCGGCTTGTGGGCGGTCAACACCCAGGATGTCGAATCGGAAAACGCAACGTTTCCGCTTCGTTTCGAAGGTGGTAGCGTGAAGGAGTATTGATATGTTGGAAAAAACGA comes from Brenneria nigrifluens DSM 30175 = ATCC 13028 and encodes:
- a CDS encoding head decoration protein, which encodes MSTLNEYGQNAWGPLYRQDTFIPDQLIAGPLQLVTDTVTILTGESASYKRGTVLGRITASGKYTLSLPVATDGSEDPVAILVDDADATAADVTADVYLMGEFNATRITYNDSWVLADLKAALRPHSIFLKDVIEAPVTVATE
- a CDS encoding major capsid protein, which produces MSEPNIFDTGVLVQVVPNLITSQNWLLDRFFPNVITSDTEFVSIDVDVGLRRMAPFCSPLVEGKLVESRRYQTNTFRPAYVKDKRAPDLRKPIKRQIGERIGGEYTAGQREQLNLMAEMEDQIDILNRRLEWMAASALVSGTVTIAGDGYETTVVDFGRDSTLTIALSGSDLWPTSVDAGSTNTIPSENIEEWQTLVLQKSGAVPTDLVFTNKSWKAFRLDTSIKDNAITFPALSPFGNQIDAGARIQKGAVYKGRWGQFDLWVYNDWFIDPVTGIEQPIIPDGAVIMSGADLMGTRAFGAILDPEFNYGPMAYAPKTWVNPDPAQRFLLMQSSPIVIPSRVNAALCATVVE
- a CDS encoding head-tail joining protein gives rise to the protein MPVNWDINLLKPLQDVFGERVSFRPAGGEAYDITGIFDRAYTRDVEPLEPGEPAVNTTRPVLGVRDASFISPPKKKDRVYIYSVETLFVVSDVQPDSHGGTRLELNRVETS
- a CDS encoding DUF2635 domain-containing protein; protein product: MKVKPTAGRAVRDPVKGTLLPESGAEVQDSPFWRRRLRDGDVELVTKKTSTKGDD
- a CDS encoding phage tail sheath subtilisin-like domain-containing protein yields the protein MVSFSKIPDQIRVPLFYAEFDNSQANTATATQRTLIIGQKLDSSTQAENVPAVASSASTVAGLYGDGSMLHSLITAYLENDKSAIIHVLPLADDSTSMAPATGTITVASAASATGVISLYVAGLRVQLTVTASDTVSEIATALAAKINAKAGMPVTATAAASVITLTAKNRGAHGNTLDIRQNYQGIAGGESTPDGLSLTIVAMSGGAGAPELDDALSNLGDTTYDFIINPYTDTTSLDAVKSFLDDSTGRWSYSQLLYGHSFGVVAGTYGTLTAAGETRNNPHETLLGVYDSPTPPYVWSAALTGAIAPALRNDPGRPTQTLSISGVLAPPAESRFQWTERNNLLFSGISTFTVADDGTVQVENIITTYQYNSYGTEDDSYLQIETLYLLMFVTRYLKTQITSKFPRMKLAANGTRFAPGQAIVTPNIIRAELIAQYTTLETNGYVQDVSGFSDGLIVEQDSSNPNRVNVLWDGVLINQLRIFAVLNQFRLQASA
- a CDS encoding phage tail tube protein; protein product: MADTSNRLAGTAYVTVDGVSIMVAGQFQYRPSGVERASLVGMDGVHGYSEKPTVGFISIQVRDSGGTTVEDFNGMTNVTVTAELANGKTIIGTGLWAVNTQDVESENATFPLRFEGGSVKEY